In a genomic window of Wyeomyia smithii strain HCP4-BCI-WySm-NY-G18 chromosome 1, ASM2978416v1, whole genome shotgun sequence:
- the LOC129717492 gene encoding uncharacterized protein LOC129717492 isoform X1 has product MNTHVWIFLLYFLVLNIVIGQTRSIRNTYSQKCTARLESALDTTMKRSQQRSGFGTLIDFSSTGTQRQSLYNRSPHNNYEEDIEQIMSDYKQKYNNGHQSSGSFFPPSGLSATSQVEVANLRVRIPQNMHWVVVDRCRFTEQNRTLDTKLEFPDLQISGRVIMHPSGGRCDMILRLRRAGIEFRTVPLLTTGGIGERSRQANVRTDSHFSEPGFISVFAHSCEGPTGIKYRINSKRRHFISKHQTNGYDNFYQKDYSNEFQRNMEHKRSIDLNEDEGLSDRDIFKLNDGDSLFLSPASMLVDVANEERPSMASPFSIDQTNGRALHSERNPFAYNAYAGNGAGWQTVETNDALDEAYSNEIDNLFAKGVRGLLTSYMQKALQPAIKETLMESMGYTLSYG; this is encoded by the exons ATGAACACTCACGTTTGGATATTCTTGTTGTACTTTTTAGTTTTGAACATAGTCATAG GACAAACGCGTTCGATTCGCAACACCTACAGTCAGAAGTGCACCGCTCGGCTTGAATCCGCTCTGGACACAACGATGAAGCGAAGCCAGCAGCGCTCGGGATTTGGA ACGCTCATCGATTTCTCCAGCACGGGAACCCAGCGGCAGTCACTGTACAATCGGTCGCCCCACAATAACTACGAGGAGGACATCGAGCAAATTATGTCCGACTATAAGCAAAAGTACAACAACGGTCACCAGAGTTCGGGGTCGTTTTTCCCCCCGTCGGGTTTGTCCGCAACGTCCCAGGTTGAGGTGGCCAATTTGCGGGTCCGAATACCGCAGAACATGCACTGGGTCGTGGTGGATCGGTGTCGTTTTACCGAGCAGAACCGGACGCTGGACACGAAGTTGGAATTCCCCGATCTACAAATCAGTGGCCGAGTGATCATGCATCCGTCGGGTGGTCGTTGTGATATGATTTTGCGGCTACGCCGTGCAGGTATTGAGTTTCGAACGGTTCCGTTGCTAACAACTGGAGGAATAGGCGAACGAAGCCGGCAGGCTAATGTGAGGACGGATTCACACTTTTCCGAACCGGGATTCATTTCGGTGTTCGCTCACAGTTGCGAGGGCCCAACCGGGATTAAATATCGGATCAACTCGAAAAGGAGGCATTTTATTTCGAAACACCAAACGAATGGTTATGATAATTTCTACCAGAAGGATTACAGCAACGAATTCCAACGCAACATGGAACATAAACGATCGATTGACTTGAACGAGGATGAAGGTTTGAGTGATAGAGATATTTTCAAGCTAAACGATGGAGATTCGCTGTTTCTGTCGCCTGCTTCCATGTTGGTAGACGTAGCGAACGAAGAACGCCCGTCCATGGCTTCCCCTTTCAGTATTGATCAGACCAACGGACGGGCGTTGCACTCGGAGCGTAACCCATTCGCGTACAACGCCTATGCTGGCAATGGCGCTGGCTGGCAAACGGTGGAAACCAACGACGCCTTGGATGAGGCCTATTCCAACGAAATCGACAATCTGTTCGCGAAGGGCGTTCGAGGGCTACTGACGAGCTACATGCAGAAGGCACTGCAGCCGGCGATCAAGGAAACGCTAATGGAGAGTATGGGCTATACGTTGTCGTATGGCTGA
- the LOC129717492 gene encoding uncharacterized protein LOC129717492 isoform X2, with protein MKRSQQRSGFGTLIDFSSTGTQRQSLYNRSPHNNYEEDIEQIMSDYKQKYNNGHQSSGSFFPPSGLSATSQVEVANLRVRIPQNMHWVVVDRCRFTEQNRTLDTKLEFPDLQISGRVIMHPSGGRCDMILRLRRAGIEFRTVPLLTTGGIGERSRQANVRTDSHFSEPGFISVFAHSCEGPTGIKYRINSKRRHFISKHQTNGYDNFYQKDYSNEFQRNMEHKRSIDLNEDEGLSDRDIFKLNDGDSLFLSPASMLVDVANEERPSMASPFSIDQTNGRALHSERNPFAYNAYAGNGAGWQTVETNDALDEAYSNEIDNLFAKGVRGLLTSYMQKALQPAIKETLMESMGYTLSYG; from the exons ATGAAGCGAAGCCAGCAGCGCTCGGGATTTGGA ACGCTCATCGATTTCTCCAGCACGGGAACCCAGCGGCAGTCACTGTACAATCGGTCGCCCCACAATAACTACGAGGAGGACATCGAGCAAATTATGTCCGACTATAAGCAAAAGTACAACAACGGTCACCAGAGTTCGGGGTCGTTTTTCCCCCCGTCGGGTTTGTCCGCAACGTCCCAGGTTGAGGTGGCCAATTTGCGGGTCCGAATACCGCAGAACATGCACTGGGTCGTGGTGGATCGGTGTCGTTTTACCGAGCAGAACCGGACGCTGGACACGAAGTTGGAATTCCCCGATCTACAAATCAGTGGCCGAGTGATCATGCATCCGTCGGGTGGTCGTTGTGATATGATTTTGCGGCTACGCCGTGCAGGTATTGAGTTTCGAACGGTTCCGTTGCTAACAACTGGAGGAATAGGCGAACGAAGCCGGCAGGCTAATGTGAGGACGGATTCACACTTTTCCGAACCGGGATTCATTTCGGTGTTCGCTCACAGTTGCGAGGGCCCAACCGGGATTAAATATCGGATCAACTCGAAAAGGAGGCATTTTATTTCGAAACACCAAACGAATGGTTATGATAATTTCTACCAGAAGGATTACAGCAACGAATTCCAACGCAACATGGAACATAAACGATCGATTGACTTGAACGAGGATGAAGGTTTGAGTGATAGAGATATTTTCAAGCTAAACGATGGAGATTCGCTGTTTCTGTCGCCTGCTTCCATGTTGGTAGACGTAGCGAACGAAGAACGCCCGTCCATGGCTTCCCCTTTCAGTATTGATCAGACCAACGGACGGGCGTTGCACTCGGAGCGTAACCCATTCGCGTACAACGCCTATGCTGGCAATGGCGCTGGCTGGCAAACGGTGGAAACCAACGACGCCTTGGATGAGGCCTATTCCAACGAAATCGACAATCTGTTCGCGAAGGGCGTTCGAGGGCTACTGACGAGCTACATGCAGAAGGCACTGCAGCCGGCGATCAAGGAAACGCTAATGGAGAGTATGGGCTATACGTTGTCGTATGGCTGA